Part of the Branchiostoma floridae strain S238N-H82 chromosome 11, Bfl_VNyyK, whole genome shotgun sequence genome, TACCCCCGCAGTACTCGTACCGTAGTCCACCGGAACACCGTGACAGAATGTGACCGAACCATTAGGGGAGCCTGCTGATACGCGATTTTCATATTGGGAGCATGTTTTTATGCCGAGACTATCTACCATCTTCTAGTGGGTAAATGCACAACCTTCTCGCATAAGAACATAGCCGGCATATGTTGAAAACAAATGATTACCTCCGAGAAAAAGCCCAACTTGGGTCGGAGGTAATGTTTTTAGTTCCGTGTGCTGCGTGTTCGCTgcataaagctaagggcacaacctgccgtacgttCAAATACGTatacgtgggcaatcttttgggatccgtaagtgtaCCGTAAAGTACCGCCTCcttacgaactcgtagggaatctgacggattttggagcacacagacacgccgtagaactttacgtgcaggcaaaactttgtgtgccatcggggtgcggattcgcccctcgtacgtgccagtatgggcgacgcgcctgccctgtacagcctgaacgttttcagaaatacgtggctgACGTGGCATTCCTAAAAAACGTACGCCTATAGCTTAACTCATGATCGTGTCATCAACATTTGGATGAGATTTGATCTCTTTTTTTTGCGGTTATTGAGGTTACCAAAGGACGATGGCCATTTTAGGCCCCCAGCAGCTTTTTCAAGTACTGCAGTATCACAGATCGACGCGCCCTTGTAACAGAGAGTGTCCATGGACAGCAGCCAACCGCAATAAAGTGTCGACGATGAATTATTCCCATGGTAAATCTTTTAGAGGGAGTTGGGATTGTTTCGGGGAAAAAAGGAATTAGGGTGGTcgctaaaggccccctctcactagacgtgcggcacgcttgcggcattgctgcgttcgttcactgcggcactgttgtgttaatttcgccgattttgtcttgcactcacactgacgtgcggcactgttgcgtttctaaactaaatgaacatgttattggcaattgcagcgttgtcaatttatgaaaaatcactgtaaaatgatgagaatgcccaaaaatgagatttataatgaaaagatttcccttatgataatgaattatatgatacatatgctataaataaccttgaacgacttttactgtaaaggaaatgacccaaatgaacggacacgaaccatataccagatttgaatcgatgtgtacgttttgcaccatgtaacgttatgtgtaattatgtatgttaatatgtttattcaccaattttgcaaatttttaaaatgatatttcatacttattttgtatgacgcggagtattttcattgtcggcggatggcttgccagcctattgatgtctaagtctatcatatttgtaaaaagtgagaaaaatatggcccatcggtttgaatgactgcaattttgtattttatcggtggcaggctaccaggctgagcaatgattagcttgtaacgttataacgcaaacgcaaactcgttatcatccaacataaataaattatttttgaacgttgtacggtaatctttttctctacatccgtaggttaatcgataaaccagttacttatttattgttttcaagtataaaatactgacctactttccatgaaataaatcaaaagatgtatttttaagttaactctgaatacggatacaaggtaagttttctggaattcgcagtgtttttactggatcgaaaaccactgtaaaattattagaaatgcatctaaaatagtttttcggtgataaaaggatgtttacttttgattcttggtgtaaaataggcaaaatatatccttgatactgtttggggcatggtggcggcactgttgcggcaccgttgcggcactgttgcggcactgttgcggcactgttgcggcatcttgccacttgcgttatttttaaactttttaaaaaacgtcgcgcttgcttgcggcacttctaggtttgcttgcggcacctctaggtttgcttgcggcacctctaggttccgtggcggtacatctgcgttttcgaacgcagcaatgccgcaagcgtgccgcacgtcaagtgagagggggccttaaggatTAGGCCCAAATTGGGAAAAGGGTCCCTGCCGGGCAATGACATTTCTATAGCTACAACTCGTCTTAATTAATCAACTGAGACGGCAAAGGCAACAATAAGTGATTTATGAGACGTTCTCTGCCTCACCGAAAAATTAAGTGCACATCCCAAGTTTCGGGAATCTAAAGTCTCTTTTTGATGTCctccaaatttcagaccattgtCGTAATTTGTTCCCAGTCGACGTCcgtttgaaaatcagtaggtatgtggcaaaaaaagaggatttgaactgtaacgttaaccAGAGCTGTGTGGTCGTGTTCCTCATGGCATGAATTCTACGAAGACATTGACATAATGTCTGATGAAGAGTCTCTTCGTACTTCAACAGAAGGAATTGGATATATGGCTTTTCGTAGAGCAAGTTGGCCCGCACACCTTAGGtcacagctcaattgtccatgtttttccttctctctcatTTAACGTAACTGCCATAATACTGGGTGTCGCCTTCAAAGTaatgatttcaattttggtAGGCATTCATAAAAGGCTTTAAACTTTATGATGATTGCCTGAAACTAGAGTTGTACTATTTTATTACGGAGTGAGGCCGcgaactttttttttgctttaggACATACATgggcaatgtggcactgcactcaagttagtaattgtgccacatacaaagtacagagaGAAGGTAAAAAGGTAGCATTTTACCTTCCCGACcgaaatcaggtacccatttttacacccaagggcacaacgtcgggggaacggcgagtatcgaactcgggacctctagattccgagccgaacactCTATACAAGTtgcgccacacacgacgccacataACTCTTTTCCCAATACTCGCAACACAGACCTTGCAGTAGGCAATTACTGATGTTTTACCAGCCGTAAAATCTGTACAGACTCTTTCTTTCTACTCCGTCTGAGAACGGTAATGCCTGGAACGTGATATAATAAGAACGTGCTCCAAACGGCGACACACATGGTTACATTCCCGTGATAACAAAAAACGAGCCAACAGTTGTCTTATTCGGCGACGGAAGACTTTTGCCGTAACGCATCGGCGCACCCAATTTACGGAGGAAATTATGAAAAATGAGTGCGGCGCGGCCGACTTCCCACAGGAGCTAATTGTGATAATGTAGTCAGGCAAACGTACCGGTAGATGTTCTCATGGGGCTTTCATAAAAGTCGTTACCATCAGGGTGCGTTTGTTAAGGTTAGTTGATCACGGAGGAAAGAACATTAGGCTGAACAAATTAGCTTACTTCCTTCTTATTATAACTGCGGTTCCGTTAACTACATGTTTCACTTATAGTACTTCTGATAAGGTTGAATGCAGGGCGCTACGGCAACGGCGTTTCTTAATGATGATGGAATACCTTTATTGTAACCTCTATTACACTCGTTATCATCAGCTTTATAACTTCCCCCTGCGGTTTGCCCTTAAGGCTAAGTTGAGttattatatggatgccatccatataataatattatttttggtgacgcctAAGGCGTGGAGGTACATCTATAGGGCATTTGAATCACTATGTCTATGCGGACTCACGTATTTTCAAACTTGCAATGGTACATTCGTTGTGAATTTGTACTCTTCGTCAGTGTGGCCTTTGTGTATTGAAGGTACCATTTCGGATCACATTTTGCTTGTGCTAACGCTTGCAGTTGAAAAGTTGAATTGTAATTCCCAGCATAAAAATTAGACGTAGTCAAATTTCCACTGTCCACTTCTTGTCGAGGACAGAAGCAGTGCATTGCTCATTTATTGACAAAGACAGTCAAACATTATTGtaagttcaatttttgtgtCAGAAAGTATAGCTCAATTATGATTCAGAATGACTTCTGCCAACGCAGAACTTTTAATCTAAgtttcaatttgtttttttcttgcagaCACAGGGTGATTCTCCATCCCGAGAAGACCCGGATGTCCAACCGACAGGCGATCATGGTGATCGTTGGCTCGTGGACGGCGGCAGCCATCATCATGATCCCCCAGCTAGTCGTCTGCTacgagaaagaagaaaagatcGCCGAAGTCACCTTCCTGATCTGTGGCGAGTTCTGGCCGTCGAAGAGCTCACAGAAGGGTTACACTGCGGCTCTCTTTGTCCTTTGCTATCTGGCCCCCCTTTTGATCATCACTGTGTTGTACTATAAGATTGCCATGCGGGTTTGGTTCAAGCCCAGACCGGGAGAGTCCAACGGTAGCAACAGAAGCACGTCCAGTAGGCAGGCTTGTCTTGGGAGCGTGACTGAGCGGAGAGGGCGCGTGGTGAGGATGGTGATCACCATGGTGATGGTGTTCGCGCTAACATGGCTGCCTCTGTACATCTGTTGGCTCGTGGAGGACTTCGGGAGTCTGTCCCAGATGCAGATCTACTCGCTCCACCACTACGGCTATCCCATCGTGCATCTGATCGCCTTCTCCAACAGCTGTATCGACCCGCTTGTCTACGGCATCTTCACGGCAAACTTCCGGCAGATCTTCAACCGAGGCGGGCGGGGTGCCCGTGGCGGAGCCGGGAACATTCGCGCCACCCACCCGACCGGCCCGGACTTCGCCATCTCTCCGCCTAGCCAAGGCTCCAACTTCCGGTGGAACCTCTTCGCCGGAAA contains:
- the LOC118425278 gene encoding neuropeptide FF receptor 2-like, with product MNETSPVNESGMEPWFTFPEHKLSPEAIAIYSVCYTLVFLGSVVGNLLVVVVIGRTRRMWGVTNFFIFNLAVSDLLIAVFCMPFTLVNHIFIENMVGDFMCRVQRLAQGLSVASSVFTLTAIAVDRHRVILHPEKTRMSNRQAIMVIVGSWTAAAIIMIPQLVVCYEKEEKIAEVTFLICGEFWPSKSSQKGYTAALFVLCYLAPLLIITVLYYKIAMRVWFKPRPGESNGSNRSTSSRQACLGSVTERRGRVVRMVITMVMVFALTWLPLYICWLVEDFGSLSQMQIYSLHHYGYPIVHLIAFSNSCIDPLVYGIFTANFRQIFNRGGRGARGGAGNIRATHPTGPDFAISPPSQGSNFRWNLFAGNARHVGSTPSNKPSTGGYSTARTSPDFNAATSFSLFTMNPSPLSAKNNDIDLDVFLPRVETAESVSNLV